In one window of Vicinamibacteria bacterium DNA:
- a CDS encoding ABC transporter permease: protein MGTLQDLRYATRQFLKAPGFTVTVILTLALGIGATTSIFTLVHAVLLKSLPVSEPHELYRVGDNENCCVNGGMQGSWSLFSYAKYEHFRDEVEGFSELAAFQAGRSLAGVRRSGSDQPAESQQIQWVSGNFFSMFGVGSYIGRVFTQDDDREGVDPVVVMSYQTWSQKYGMDPSVVGASFTFNGRPFTVVGVTPPSFSGDRLDRTPAFWIPIHGQRLIDGSPTLMDFPTSDWLDIIGRIAPGADPERIEAQLQVLLRQWLLSPVAELDEGEKELVANQTLNLSPGGAGVQMMRNRYESGIRLLMWVSGFVLVIACANVANLMLVRAASRREQTCLRTALGAGRSRQIAQVLTESTALGLLGGLAGIALAFWGTSLILTLAFRDNAVAIDPMPSLPVLGFTLAVSVLTGILFGVVPAWMTAKIDPADALRNARRSTGHSGGWTQKSLVVAQAALSLVLLGAAGLLMESLRNMQRQDFGFEPENRYIFHLDPRMAGYDTDALPALYRQLENDLRAIPGVRRVSFAMYAPMEGNNWGETVYIDGQEPPPPGSYENSSSWLRVSPGYFETLGTEIVQGRAFTEQDNESSRHVAIVNETFATKFFQSPEDAIGRRFGDLDQKYAGAFEIVGVAEDAQYRGPTREIPPRFYLPSAQWMQYDVPRLQAFEEANHFLNTAVLLTEAAISRLEPQVRAALAKANPDLALIDFMTYGDLVDGNFSQQAMLTKLTSLFGVLALILASIGLYGTTAYSVERRTSEIGLRMALGADRWKVLKLVLRGAFSQVGIGLAIGIPASIAAGHAMTTQLFEVKPYSPAILLVTTVVLSLAAFVASIVPAQRASSLEASRALRME from the coding sequence ATGGGAACCCTACAAGATCTCCGGTATGCGACGAGGCAGTTCTTAAAAGCGCCCGGTTTCACCGTGACCGTCATTCTGACCCTCGCGCTCGGGATTGGGGCGACGACGTCCATCTTCACGCTGGTGCATGCCGTCTTGCTGAAGTCCCTGCCCGTATCCGAGCCCCATGAGCTCTATCGGGTGGGCGACAACGAGAACTGTTGTGTCAACGGCGGAATGCAAGGGAGCTGGTCGCTCTTTTCGTACGCGAAGTACGAGCACTTCCGCGACGAGGTGGAGGGGTTCAGCGAGCTCGCGGCGTTTCAGGCCGGCCGCAGCCTCGCCGGAGTCCGCCGGAGTGGGAGCGACCAACCCGCGGAGTCCCAACAAATCCAATGGGTCTCCGGAAATTTCTTTTCGATGTTCGGGGTCGGCTCCTATATCGGACGTGTTTTCACGCAGGACGATGACCGTGAGGGTGTGGATCCAGTCGTGGTCATGAGCTATCAAACCTGGAGCCAGAAGTACGGGATGGACCCGTCGGTCGTCGGCGCGAGCTTCACCTTCAATGGTCGACCGTTTACGGTCGTTGGGGTTACGCCGCCGAGCTTCTCGGGAGACCGGCTCGACAGAACGCCGGCGTTTTGGATTCCAATCCATGGGCAGCGTCTCATCGATGGCAGCCCGACGCTCATGGACTTCCCTACCTCCGATTGGCTCGACATCATCGGCCGCATCGCGCCGGGCGCGGATCCGGAACGTATCGAAGCCCAGCTGCAAGTGCTCCTTCGTCAGTGGCTCCTGAGCCCGGTGGCCGAGCTCGATGAGGGGGAGAAAGAGCTCGTTGCCAACCAGACGCTCAACCTGTCGCCCGGTGGGGCGGGCGTTCAGATGATGCGCAACCGGTACGAGTCGGGCATCCGTCTTTTGATGTGGGTCTCGGGCTTCGTGCTGGTCATCGCGTGCGCCAACGTGGCAAACCTCATGCTGGTGCGGGCGGCGAGCCGGCGCGAACAGACCTGTCTTCGTACTGCGCTCGGCGCCGGGCGCTCCCGGCAGATAGCCCAGGTGCTGACGGAGAGCACCGCGCTAGGTCTACTCGGCGGCCTCGCCGGGATCGCACTCGCCTTCTGGGGGACGAGCCTCATCCTGACGCTCGCGTTTCGGGACAATGCCGTCGCCATCGATCCTATGCCGTCGCTTCCGGTGCTCGGTTTCACGCTCGCGGTTTCGGTGCTCACAGGTATTCTCTTCGGCGTCGTTCCCGCCTGGATGACGGCCAAGATAGACCCCGCGGATGCTTTGCGGAATGCTCGTCGTTCGACGGGCCACTCCGGCGGCTGGACCCAGAAGTCCCTCGTCGTTGCCCAGGCGGCGCTCTCTCTCGTGCTTCTCGGTGCGGCGGGACTCCTGATGGAGAGTCTCCGAAACATGCAGCGCCAGGATTTCGGGTTCGAGCCCGAGAATCGCTACATCTTCCATCTCGATCCTCGGATGGCTGGCTATGATACGGACGCTCTTCCCGCTCTCTATCGTCAGCTCGAAAACGATCTCCGGGCGATTCCGGGTGTTCGTCGTGTGAGCTTCGCGATGTACGCGCCCATGGAAGGCAACAACTGGGGCGAGACCGTTTATATCGACGGCCAGGAGCCCCCTCCGCCCGGGAGCTACGAAAACAGCTCGTCGTGGCTTCGGGTGAGCCCAGGCTACTTCGAGACCCTCGGCACCGAGATCGTTCAAGGCCGCGCCTTCACCGAGCAGGACAACGAGAGCTCGCGCCACGTGGCCATCGTCAATGAGACGTTCGCGACCAAGTTCTTTCAGAGCCCCGAAGATGCGATCGGCCGACGCTTCGGGGACTTGGACCAGAAATACGCGGGAGCGTTCGAAATTGTCGGCGTCGCGGAAGATGCTCAGTACCGAGGGCCGACGAGGGAGATTCCGCCGAGGTTCTATCTGCCGTCGGCACAGTGGATGCAGTACGACGTGCCGCGCCTCCAGGCGTTCGAGGAAGCGAATCACTTCTTGAACACCGCCGTGCTCCTCACCGAAGCGGCGATCTCTCGGTTGGAGCCGCAGGTACGGGCCGCTCTCGCGAAGGCGAATCCGGATCTGGCTCTCATCGACTTCATGACCTACGGCGACCTCGTGGACGGGAACTTCTCGCAGCAGGCCATGCTCACGAAACTGACTTCCCTTTTTGGCGTGCTGGCTTTGATTTTGGCCTCGATCGGGCTCTACGGAACGACCGCCTACTCGGTAGAGCGCCGCACGAGCGAGATAGGCCTCCGGATGGCGTTGGGCGCCGACCGATGGAAGGTCTTGAAGCTCGTGCTTCGCGGCGCCTTCTCCCAGGTCGGCATCGGCCTGGCGATCGGGATTCCGGCGAGCATCGCGGCGGGCCACGCGATGACCACGCAATTGTTCGAAGTGAAGCCCTACTCTCCGGCGATTCTGCTCGTAACGACGGTGGTTTTGAGCCTGGCCGCGTTCGTCGCCTCGATCGTCCCGGCTCAACGGGCATCGAGCTTGGAAGCCAGCCGCGCTTTGAGGATGGAGTAG